The proteins below are encoded in one region of Paenibacillus sp. YYML68:
- a CDS encoding metallophosphoesterase, translating to MQKPHVYVTSDHHFGHQGIIDYESRPFPDVETMNSKLIERWNETVGERDKVYHLGDFSFLNKERTRAILEMLNGYKVLIMGNHDRGRSRSWWLETGFQEVSEHPIVYEGFFFLSHEPMYMNKHMPYVNLHGHIHGQKYESPQYVNVCVEHWQYKPIRFETIRELVVTSEEQGE from the coding sequence ATGCAGAAACCGCACGTCTATGTGACGTCCGACCATCACTTCGGACATCAGGGTATTATCGATTACGAGTCTAGACCGTTCCCCGACGTGGAGACGATGAATTCGAAGCTGATCGAGCGCTGGAACGAAACGGTAGGCGAGAGGGATAAGGTGTATCATCTGGGAGACTTCTCCTTTCTGAATAAGGAGAGAACGAGGGCGATCCTGGAGATGCTGAACGGCTACAAGGTGCTGATTATGGGCAATCATGACCGGGGGAGGTCGCGCAGCTGGTGGCTGGAGACCGGCTTTCAGGAGGTCAGCGAGCATCCCATCGTATATGAGGGCTTCTTCTTCCTCTCCCACGAGCCGATGTATATGAATAAGCATATGCCGTACGTGAACCTTCATGGTCATATTCATGGTCAGAAGTACGAGAGCCCCCAGTATGTGAACGTATGCGTGGAGCATTGGCAGTACAAGCCGATTCGGTTCGAGACGATTCGCGAGCTTGTCGTGACGAGCGAGGAGCAAGGGGAGTAG
- a CDS encoding DUF4870 domain-containing protein, with product MSMNQEGWTASDDIQKNKGIAAVAYILFFVPLLAAKESRFARFHANQGLLLLIACFAANLVLGLIPIIGWLIAPLANLVFFVFAVLGIIRAWNGESKELPLIGSIQLLK from the coding sequence ATGTCAATGAACCAAGAAGGTTGGACGGCGTCTGACGATATTCAGAAGAACAAGGGAATAGCGGCCGTTGCGTATATCTTATTCTTCGTTCCGCTATTAGCTGCCAAAGAATCCCGCTTCGCCCGTTTCCATGCGAATCAAGGACTTCTGCTGCTGATCGCTTGCTTCGCCGCCAACCTTGTGCTTGGCCTCATCCCCATCATCGGCTGGCTTATCGCTCCGCTGGCCAACTTGGTCTTCTTCGTCTTCGCGGTGCTCGGCATCATCCGTGCCTGGAATGGAGAGAGCAAGGAGCTGCCTCTCATCGGCTCCATCCAACTGCTCAAGTAG